The genomic region ACTCGTAATAGCCGTCGGCGGGGATGACGCAGCGCCGGGTGGCGAAGGCCCGCCGGAACGAGGGCTTCTCGTGGACGGTCTCGGCGCGGGCGTTGATCATCCGGGCGCCGCCCTCGGGGGTCTTCGACCAGGACGGAACGAGGCCCCACTTGAGCTTGCGCAGTTGCCGAACCGGCTTCGGGTCTTCCGCGTCCTTAAGAGGGCGGTCCAGGACCGCGTAGACCTCTTTGGTCGGAGCCACGTTGTAGTCGGGGTCCAGAGCCTCCTGAGGCTCCCACTTCTCGATCTCAAAGATTCCTGCGAGATCCTCGGGCCTACGACTCGCTGCATACCGTCCGCACATACGTGCAACACTGCCAGGCCCGCCCGTCTCCCGACCACCACCCCTCAAAGACGGCGCTGCGCGCCGGCCCCTTTCGACTGCCTGCCAGAGGAGCCCAACCCCACAATGGACAGCATCGCCGCCACCTCGCTGGCCTCCCTCTGGGACGAGGTTTTCGGGAGCCAGCCCGACCCGGACACCTGGGTGGTCATAGCCACGATGGTCGCCGCACTGGCCGTGATCGTGCCGCACAACATATGGCGGCTCTCGCGCAACGCCATCACCATCGCCCACGAGGGCGGCCACGGTCTCGTCGCGCTGCTCACGGGCCGCAGCCTCAGCGGTATCCGGCTGCACTCCGACACCAGCGGCCTCACCGTCAGCCGCGGCAAGCCGACGGGTCTCGGCATGATCCTCACGGCGGCCTCGGGCTACACCGCTCCCCCGCTGCTCGGCCTCGGCGGCGCCGCGCTGCTGGCCGCGGGCCACATCACGGCCCTGCTGTGGCTGGCCACGGTGCTGCTCGTGGCGATGCTGGTGATGATCCGCAACGCGTACGGCGCCCTGACGGTCCTCCTGACCGGCGGCACGTTCGTCGTGGTCTCGTGGCTGGCCGGCCCCCAGGTGCAGGCGGCCTTCGCCTACGCCGTCGTCTGGTTCCTCCTCCTCGGCGGCGTGCGCCCGGCCTTCGAACTCCAGGTCAAGCGAAGCCGAGGCGGAGCCGGCGACTCGGACGCCGACCAACTCTCCCGCCTGACCC from Streptomyces sp. NBC_00878 harbors:
- a CDS encoding M50 family metallopeptidase; the encoded protein is MDSIAATSLASLWDEVFGSQPDPDTWVVIATMVAALAVIVPHNIWRLSRNAITIAHEGGHGLVALLTGRSLSGIRLHSDTSGLTVSRGKPTGLGMILTAASGYTAPPLLGLGGAALLAAGHITALLWLATVLLVAMLVMIRNAYGALTVLLTGGTFVVVSWLAGPQVQAAFAYAVVWFLLLGGVRPAFELQVKRSRGGAGDSDADQLSRLTHVPAGMWLFLFHAVSLCSLLGGGRWLLGL